From Terriglobia bacterium, one genomic window encodes:
- a CDS encoding alpha/beta hydrolase family protein, with translation MSQNLSRRDLLRTVAAVPAVGLPTTARAVPPQNEEENPMTRMLAMIDADKDLKWKGSPLGSLYPFIKQTQEEATQSLAFLKAKPKDLEAWKAEVRARIFDLLLYRPKPFEPQARVLERVDRGDYIQEYLKFHTTHDIEVGAYFLIPKRARFPVPGVVALHDHGGFYYWGKEKVIQKDGENPVLTRYRKRYYGGISYPATLARNGYAVIAVDMFYFGERRLVLDSDIKDGINTWSKMESEEAINRINRRNGQQECWVGRNLEDVGITWSGVLCWDDIRTVDYLVSRPEVDPKRIACVGLSVGGWRSNFLAGLDPRIKAATVVGWMTSFHPIGPWFVSYTIPAGNVPGLWNYLDYPDVGSLLMPGAMLVVHGLRDTLFPPDGVKAAFKNLAACYETIGKPERFKTYTFDGPHSFPARAQQLMLEWFNRWV, from the coding sequence ATGTCTCAGAATCTTTCGCGGCGCGACCTGTTGCGGACCGTGGCTGCCGTACCGGCTGTGGGGCTGCCGACGACTGCACGCGCCGTTCCACCTCAGAACGAAGAAGAGAACCCCATGACCAGAATGCTGGCCATGATTGACGCCGATAAAGATTTGAAATGGAAAGGGTCGCCGCTCGGCAGCCTCTATCCCTTTATCAAGCAGACGCAGGAGGAGGCCACGCAGAGCCTGGCCTTCCTCAAAGCGAAGCCGAAGGACCTGGAAGCCTGGAAGGCTGAAGTGCGTGCCAGGATTTTTGACCTGCTCCTTTACCGTCCCAAACCCTTTGAGCCGCAGGCCCGGGTGCTGGAGCGTGTTGACCGCGGCGATTACATCCAGGAGTATCTCAAGTTCCACACCACCCACGACATCGAGGTCGGCGCATATTTCCTGATTCCCAAACGCGCCAGGTTCCCTGTGCCGGGCGTGGTGGCGCTGCACGACCACGGCGGGTTTTATTACTGGGGCAAGGAAAAGGTGATCCAGAAAGATGGCGAGAACCCTGTGCTCACCCGCTATCGCAAGCGGTACTATGGCGGCATCAGTTACCCGGCCACGCTGGCGCGGAACGGATATGCCGTGATCGCCGTTGACATGTTTTACTTTGGCGAGCGGCGCCTGGTTCTCGATTCCGACATCAAGGACGGCATCAACACCTGGTCGAAAATGGAATCGGAGGAAGCCATCAACCGCATCAACCGTCGCAACGGACAGCAGGAATGCTGGGTGGGCCGGAACCTCGAAGACGTGGGCATCACGTGGTCGGGCGTGCTCTGCTGGGATGACATCCGGACCGTCGATTACCTTGTCAGCCGGCCCGAGGTGGACCCCAAACGCATCGCCTGCGTGGGCCTGTCGGTTGGGGGATGGCGCAGCAATTTTCTGGCCGGGCTCGATCCGCGCATCAAGGCGGCGACTGTGGTCGGCTGGATGACGTCATTCCACCCGATCGGTCCGTGGTTCGTTTCTTACACCATCCCCGCTGGCAACGTTCCCGGACTGTGGAACTATCTCGATTATCCTGACGTCGGCTCGCTGCTGATGCCCGGCGCCATGTTGGTGGTCCACGGCCTGCGCGACACGCTGTTTCCGCCCGACGGCGTCAAGGCGGCTTTCAAGAACCTGGCCGCGTGCTATGAGACCATTGGCAAGCCGGAGCGCTTCAAGACCTATACCTTCGATGGTCCGCACAGCTTCCCGGCGCGCGCCCAGCAACTGATGCTGGAATGGTTCAACCGTTGGGTCTAG
- a CDS encoding FAD-binding protein has protein sequence MSEGKKDVYDVLVVGSGASGGWACKRLAEAGLKVALVDAGRQQSDKNFTEHEPPFKLKYRDMAPEV, from the coding sequence ATGAGCGAAGGCAAAAAAGATGTCTATGACGTGCTGGTGGTGGGGTCGGGGGCTTCGGGCGGGTGGGCGTGCAAGCGGCTGGCAGAGGCGGGACTGAAGGTTGCGCTGGTTGATGCCGGGCGCCAGCAGTCGGACAAGAATTTCACCGAGCACGAGCCGCCATTCAAGTTGAAATACCGCGACATGGCTCCTGAGGTG
- a CDS encoding DUF5996 family protein gives MSHFEKSTNNSRQSSSSGEFWPALPLAEWEDTYHTLHMWTQIAGKVRLDLAPLQNHWWNSALYVNTRGLTTSPIPYQSEAFEIQFDFVNHRLEILTSFGRDQSLALEPKSVEEFYHEFLSALRAAGIEIIIDPKPQEVPEPIPFDQDETHRSYDAEYANRLWRILLSTTMVLEEFRARYMGKASPVHFFWGSFDLAYTRFSGRVAPPRKGIITSEAYSHECSSVGWWPGGGAVKGPAFYAYAAPQPEGYDGQVVRPGSAYYDGQLHEFILMYDDVRSAPSPRDAILEFAESAYEAGANLGKWDRNLLERR, from the coding sequence ATGAGCCACTTTGAGAAATCCACCAACAATTCCCGGCAGTCATCATCGTCCGGCGAATTCTGGCCGGCCCTGCCGCTTGCCGAGTGGGAAGACACCTATCACACGCTGCACATGTGGACCCAGATTGCCGGGAAGGTCCGGCTGGACCTCGCGCCCCTCCAGAACCACTGGTGGAACAGCGCGCTCTACGTAAACACCCGAGGCTTGACCACGTCGCCGATTCCCTACCAGAGTGAGGCGTTCGAAATCCAGTTTGATTTTGTCAATCACCGCCTGGAAATCCTGACATCTTTTGGCAGGGACCAGTCGCTGGCGCTTGAGCCAAAATCCGTGGAGGAGTTTTACCACGAGTTTCTTTCCGCACTGCGCGCGGCCGGAATCGAAATCATCATTGACCCCAAGCCCCAGGAAGTTCCGGAGCCGATTCCTTTCGATCAGGATGAAACCCATCGGTCCTACGATGCTGAATACGCCAACCGCCTGTGGCGCATTCTGCTTTCAACGACCATGGTGCTGGAGGAGTTTCGCGCCCGCTACATGGGAAAAGCGAGCCCCGTCCATTTCTTCTGGGGCAGCTTTGATCTGGCTTACACGCGCTTCAGCGGGCGTGTCGCGCCGCCGCGCAAAGGCATCATCACCTCAGAGGCCTACTCGCACGAGTGCAGCAGCGTGGGATGGTGGCCGGGAGGCGGAGCTGTGAAGGGGCCGGCCTTCTATGCCTACGCCGCTCCTCAGCCAGAGGGATATGATGGACAGGTCGTCCGGCCTGGCTCTGCCTATTACGATGGCCAACTCCACGAATTCATCCTGATGTACGATGACGTGCGCAGCGCCCCCTCGCCGCGGGATGCCATTCTGGAATTCGCCGAGAGCGCCTATGAGGCGGGCGCCAACCTTGGAAAATGGGACCGAAACTTGCTTGAAAGGAGATAA
- a CDS encoding class I SAM-dependent methyltransferase — translation MLRRINLLWRLAVLLAVLAAFGYPLSQPLRAQSELTPEYEAAHDIVPFVPTPMKVAERMLEMAKVTPNDVVYDLGSGDGRIVIMAAQKYGAHAVGVELDGKRYEESSAKIEELGLASKAKILHGDMFKADIHPATVVTLYLLTSVNADIRPMLEKQLRPGTRVVSHDFQMTGWTPQKSEEITAENGSVHTVYLYIKQGGRSE, via the coding sequence ATGCTGCGACGCATCAATTTGTTGTGGCGTCTGGCGGTCCTCCTTGCCGTTCTGGCTGCTTTTGGATATCCGCTTTCGCAGCCTCTCCGGGCGCAGTCTGAACTGACGCCTGAGTACGAAGCCGCTCACGATATCGTTCCCTTTGTTCCCACTCCCATGAAGGTTGCCGAAAGAATGCTGGAAATGGCCAAGGTGACCCCCAACGACGTTGTGTACGATCTGGGTTCGGGTGACGGCCGGATTGTGATTATGGCGGCGCAGAAGTACGGCGCGCACGCTGTGGGCGTGGAACTTGACGGCAAGCGGTACGAGGAATCCTCGGCGAAAATCGAGGAGCTCGGGCTTGCCTCAAAAGCCAAGATCCTCCACGGAGATATGTTCAAGGCGGACATCCATCCGGCAACGGTGGTCACGCTCTACCTGCTCACCAGCGTCAATGCGGACATCCGTCCCATGCTGGAAAAGCAGCTCCGTCCCGGCACGCGCGTGGTCTCTCACGATTTCCAGATGACCGGCTGGACGCCCCAAAAATCCGAGGAAATCACCGCCGAGAACGGCTCCGTGCACACAGTGTACCTTTACATCAAGCAAGGCGGCCGCTCTGAGTAG
- a CDS encoding DUF4395 family protein: MNSSIDRFMAQQGFGDEEPSRRGWHFRALQLQPSVLGLLVVVGIIFQWATLFFVLAAVLAWNVMVPALNPFERLYDWVIGGPASRSKLEPAPPPRRFAQGMAAAFMAVTGISLALGWMIVAYVFEAFLLVALIALIAGRFCMGSYIFHTLSGRSAFANSTCPWSK, from the coding sequence ATGAATAGTTCGATTGACCGCTTCATGGCGCAGCAGGGATTTGGTGACGAAGAGCCGTCTCGCCGCGGCTGGCATTTCCGCGCCTTACAGCTTCAGCCCTCGGTTCTGGGACTGCTGGTAGTCGTGGGTATCATCTTCCAGTGGGCGACGCTGTTCTTTGTGCTGGCGGCAGTCCTCGCCTGGAACGTCATGGTGCCCGCATTGAATCCTTTTGAAAGGCTCTACGACTGGGTGATTGGCGGCCCGGCATCGAGGTCGAAACTTGAGCCCGCACCGCCGCCCCGCCGTTTTGCGCAGGGCATGGCCGCAGCCTTCATGGCCGTAACCGGCATTTCGCTGGCGTTGGGTTGGATGATCGTCGCCTATGTGTTTGAGGCGTTCCTGCTGGTGGCCCTCATCGCGTTGATCGCCGGCAGATTTTGCATGGGGTCCTACATCTTCCACACCCTGAGCGGCCGCAGCGCCTTCGCCAACTCCACCTGCCCGTGGTCAAAATAG
- a CDS encoding UBP-type zinc finger domain-containing protein, whose translation MSPEHCAHLDQIKIETTDKHVCEDCIKTGDRWVHLRLCLTCGHVGCCDSSKNKHATKHFRSSSHPLVRSIEPGEDWVWCYVDNTFPGEIEG comes from the coding sequence ATGAGCCCGGAACACTGCGCGCACCTGGACCAGATCAAAATTGAAACCACGGACAAGCACGTGTGCGAGGACTGCATCAAGACGGGCGACAGATGGGTGCACCTGCGGCTGTGCCTGACCTGCGGACATGTGGGCTGCTGCGACTCCTCGAAGAACAAACACGCGACGAAACACTTCCGGTCAAGCAGCCACCCGTTGGTGCGGTCGATCGAGCCGGGAGAAGACTGGGTGTGGTGCTATGTGGATAATACGTTTCCGGGAGAAATTGAGGGCTGA
- a CDS encoding winged helix-turn-helix domain-containing protein codes for MREGDVNHSRKIRFYPYELDLSTGELCRNGLRTRLQHQPLQILIALLAKPGETVSREELRELIWPGNVFVDYEHSLNRSINKLRHALADTVGRPRYIETLHGRGYRFIGALDDGSAPREARLAVLPVENLTGAPENSGLADVLTEALIDELGRALRQRVRVVSLASVVRYRNRRTAVEKIAAELEADYLVCGRLRSEEGQFRLRVELTETRKHALRWSESFEFPHGGPATARKELCGRIASGIELELLPLKELLPALE; via the coding sequence ATGCGTGAAGGTGATGTGAATCACTCGCGCAAAATTCGCTTTTATCCCTATGAACTGGACCTGAGCACCGGGGAGCTGTGCAGAAACGGGCTGCGCACTCGACTGCAACATCAACCGCTCCAGATCCTGATTGCGCTGCTTGCGAAGCCGGGCGAAACGGTATCGCGCGAGGAATTGCGTGAACTGATCTGGCCGGGGAATGTGTTCGTTGACTACGAACACAGCCTGAATCGGTCGATCAATAAGCTGCGGCACGCGCTGGCGGACACGGTTGGCAGGCCGCGCTACATCGAGACGCTGCACGGGCGCGGCTACCGATTCATCGGCGCGTTGGACGACGGCTCCGCGCCCCGGGAAGCGCGGCTGGCGGTGCTGCCGGTGGAAAACCTGACGGGCGCGCCGGAAAACAGCGGCCTTGCGGACGTGCTGACCGAGGCGCTGATTGACGAACTGGGGCGCGCGCTGCGGCAGCGTGTCCGCGTGGTCTCGCTGGCCTCGGTGGTGCGCTACAGGAACCGGCGGACGGCGGTGGAGAAAATCGCCGCAGAGCTGGAAGCAGACTATCTGGTCTGCGGACGGCTGCGGAGCGAAGAAGGCCAGTTTCGACTCCGTGTCGAACTTACCGAAACGCGAAAACACGCCTTGCGCTGGTCGGAATCGTTTGAATTTCCGCACGGCGGCCCGGCTACAGCCCGAAAAGAACTCTGCGGGCGCATCGCCAGCGGCATCGAACTGGAACTCCTGCCACTGAAAGAACTGTTACCCGCCTTGGAGTGA
- a CDS encoding ABC transporter ATP-binding protein codes for MHCIQKNPGTGSSPAILAVESLSKAYGEKVAVDGISFQLGRHEILGLLGPNGAGKTTTINMVLGVLEPTAGRVIIDGRNIASHRRLALERTNFTAVYAPLPGNLTVWQNLRVFAMLYGIPAATERIEALIREYDLVAFRDTKCGVLSSGEQTRVALAKAMLNRPRLLLLDEPTASLDPASAREIRARIRDFAATDDVGVLWTSHNMYEVSEVCGRVLFLSHGKILLEGDPRTLPSEYGKETLEDLFVAVAREPLALED; via the coding sequence ATGCATTGCATTCAGAAAAACCCCGGAACAGGATCGTCTCCAGCCATCCTGGCAGTGGAAAGCCTCAGCAAAGCGTACGGCGAAAAAGTGGCCGTGGACGGAATTTCCTTTCAGCTAGGCCGCCACGAGATCCTCGGGCTTCTTGGTCCCAACGGCGCTGGCAAGACGACCACCATCAACATGGTTCTTGGAGTTCTGGAGCCCACGGCCGGGCGTGTGATCATCGACGGCAGAAATATCGCCTCGCACCGGCGGCTGGCGCTCGAACGCACCAACTTTACCGCGGTTTACGCGCCGCTGCCCGGCAATCTCACGGTGTGGCAGAACCTGCGGGTGTTTGCCATGCTGTATGGGATACCCGCCGCCACCGAGCGCATCGAGGCGCTCATCCGTGAATACGATCTCGTCGCTTTCCGCGACACAAAATGCGGCGTGCTCTCCTCAGGCGAACAGACGCGCGTCGCCCTGGCCAAGGCCATGCTGAATCGCCCCCGCCTCCTGCTGCTGGATGAGCCGACGGCTTCGCTCGATCCTGCCAGCGCCCGGGAAATCCGCGCGCGCATCCGCGATTTTGCCGCGACGGATGACGTGGGAGTGCTCTGGACCTCGCACAACATGTACGAAGTCTCTGAGGTCTGCGGCCGCGTCTTGTTCCTCTCGCACGGCAAAATCCTGCTGGAGGGTGATCCCAGGACGTTGCCTTCCGAGTACGGGAAAGAAACGCTGGAAGATCTCTTCGTGGCGGTGGCCCGGGAGCCGCTGGCTTTGGAGGATTGA
- a CDS encoding glycoside hydrolase family 28 protein — protein MIDHKGANLSISKRQALQKMFGIGAGVVGADLLVPGSGRTAELGLPARGQAPGSTNGAVVFNVRAMGAAGDGKTVDTPAINKTIEAAAGAGGGTVFFPAGNYLCYSIHLKSNVALYLDRGATILAGETGQGGSYDAAEDNPEAGVYEDFGHRHWHNALMWGVALHDVSILGPGLIWGRGLTRGRGESNPGVGDKAVSLKNCHNVTIRDVSFLKGGHFCILATGVDNFTVDNVVMDTDRDGVDFDCCHNVRVSNLTVNSPWDDGICPKSSYALGYARSTENVTITNCFVTGGYQLGTVLDGTFKRWPEGQRPFPTGRIKCGTESNGGFQNITISNCVFEHCRGLALETVDGALLEDIAVSNITMRDIPDLPIFMRLGSRMRGPEGRAIGQLRRVSISNLVAHDTGGRFCSILSGIPGHPIEDIRLSDIIIYNQGGGTSEEAAIKPAEKENAYPEPNMFGTMPAYGFYFRHIKGLQVSDVEVRTMKDDARPAFVLDDVEHADFVHVKTQIGTGAFALDNVKDFNVYLSRPVPETHLESVTGKKL, from the coding sequence ATGATCGATCATAAAGGGGCAAACCTCAGCATCAGCAAGCGGCAGGCTCTTCAAAAAATGTTTGGCATCGGCGCCGGAGTGGTGGGAGCTGACCTCTTGGTTCCAGGCTCGGGCCGCACGGCGGAGCTCGGACTTCCTGCAAGGGGGCAGGCGCCCGGTTCGACGAACGGCGCGGTTGTCTTTAATGTGCGCGCGATGGGAGCCGCGGGCGACGGCAAAACGGTTGATACTCCGGCCATCAACAAGACCATTGAAGCGGCGGCCGGTGCGGGCGGTGGCACAGTATTTTTCCCCGCAGGCAATTATCTCTGTTACTCGATCCATCTAAAGAGCAACGTTGCTCTGTATCTCGATCGCGGGGCCACCATCCTGGCGGGCGAGACCGGCCAGGGTGGAAGTTACGACGCAGCGGAAGATAATCCGGAGGCCGGCGTGTACGAGGATTTCGGGCACCGGCATTGGCACAACGCCCTGATGTGGGGCGTGGCGCTTCATGACGTTTCAATTCTCGGCCCGGGCCTCATCTGGGGCAGGGGGCTGACGCGCGGCCGGGGAGAATCGAACCCGGGCGTGGGCGACAAAGCCGTCAGCCTGAAGAACTGCCACAACGTGACCATCCGCGACGTTTCCTTTCTCAAAGGCGGGCACTTTTGCATTCTGGCGACCGGCGTGGACAACTTCACCGTGGACAACGTGGTGATGGATACAGACCGCGACGGCGTTGATTTCGACTGCTGCCACAACGTGCGAGTCTCAAATTTGACGGTGAACTCGCCCTGGGATGACGGCATCTGCCCCAAAAGTTCCTATGCGCTCGGTTATGCGCGCTCCACCGAAAATGTGACCATCACCAACTGTTTTGTCACCGGCGGCTACCAGCTTGGGACTGTGTTGGACGGCACTTTCAAGCGCTGGCCTGAAGGTCAAAGGCCTTTTCCTACCGGCCGGATCAAGTGCGGCACGGAGTCGAACGGCGGTTTCCAGAACATCACCATCTCCAACTGCGTTTTCGAGCATTGCCGCGGATTGGCACTCGAAACCGTGGACGGAGCGCTGCTGGAAGACATAGCCGTCAGCAACATTACCATGCGCGACATTCCGGACCTGCCGATCTTCATGCGACTGGGCAGCCGGATGCGCGGGCCCGAAGGAAGGGCGATCGGCCAGTTGCGGCGCGTCAGCATCAGCAATCTTGTCGCACACGATACTGGTGGTCGTTTCTGCTCCATCCTGAGCGGTATTCCCGGCCATCCCATTGAAGACATCCGGCTCAGCGACATCATCATTTACAACCAGGGCGGCGGCACCAGCGAAGAGGCCGCCATCAAGCCGGCAGAAAAAGAGAATGCCTATCCCGAACCCAACATGTTTGGCACGATGCCCGCTTATGGTTTCTACTTCCGGCACATCAAAGGGCTGCAGGTGAGCGACGTTGAGGTGCGGACGATGAAAGATGACGCACGGCCTGCCTTCGTGCTGGACGACGTGGAACACGCGGACTTCGTGCATGTCAAGACACAGATCGGGACAGGGGCCTTTGCGCTGGATAATGTGAAGGATTTCAATGTTTATCTCAGCCGCCCGGTCCCTGAAACCCATCTTGAAAGCGTGACCGGGAAGAAGCTGTAA
- a CDS encoding amidohydrolase family protein: MSIFHHDHHYQHEHRRGFLKKSFLFLGSLAAPASFARAARHSPQEEQAGHHHHSNAAADPVPKQVEAQTREEPYRIFDAHLHCPSEDGAVWQWYPVTKSFEDFVGYLDRSRVERGIINSVRCQLAKSPAEFIKGNREVARYVELYRGRFVGACVVNPLFIDEALREIEDCRKQLGFVWVGELCNYTVPYPYTIKEFEMLVQQVRKLGMVLDVHTDLPELEYIIQKYPDTTIVFPHFGESPNEIFKRLDLVAHNPNCYMDTSGAGHERVGMLEYSMKSIGPDRVLFGSDFTINEPGGVIARIENSFLTEEQKRKVLSQNLETLLKKVQPAT; encoded by the coding sequence ATGAGTATCTTCCATCACGACCATCATTATCAGCACGAACACCGGCGTGGTTTCCTGAAGAAAAGCTTTCTGTTTCTGGGCTCGCTTGCCGCTCCCGCCAGCTTTGCCCGCGCAGCACGCCACAGCCCACAAGAAGAGCAGGCAGGCCACCATCACCACTCGAACGCCGCTGCTGACCCTGTGCCGAAGCAGGTAGAGGCGCAAACGAGGGAGGAACCTTACCGCATATTCGATGCCCATCTGCACTGCCCCAGCGAGGACGGCGCCGTCTGGCAATGGTATCCCGTAACCAAAAGCTTTGAGGATTTTGTTGGCTATCTGGACCGCTCCCGCGTCGAGCGGGGCATCATTAACTCCGTGCGCTGCCAGCTCGCCAAGAGCCCTGCAGAATTCATCAAAGGCAACCGCGAAGTCGCCCGCTACGTCGAGCTCTACCGGGGCCGCTTTGTGGGCGCCTGCGTGGTGAATCCGCTCTTCATCGATGAGGCCCTGCGCGAAATTGAAGACTGCCGCAAACAACTGGGCTTTGTCTGGGTGGGTGAGCTCTGCAACTACACCGTCCCTTACCCGTACACCATCAAGGAATTTGAGATGCTGGTGCAGCAAGTGCGCAAGCTCGGCATGGTGCTCGATGTCCACACCGACCTGCCGGAACTGGAATACATTATCCAGAAGTATCCGGACACAACCATCGTCTTCCCCCACTTTGGTGAGAGTCCCAACGAGATTTTCAAACGCCTTGACCTGGTTGCGCACAACCCCAACTGCTACATGGATACCTCCGGGGCCGGCCATGAGCGCGTCGGAATGCTGGAATATTCCATGAAGTCTATCGGACCGGACCGGGTGCTGTTCGGATCTGATTTCACTATCAACGAACCCGGCGGCGTGATTGCCCGGATCGAGAATTCCTTCCTCACTGAAGAACAGAAACGGAAAGTCTTGTCGCAGAATCTGGAAACTCTGCTGAAGAAGGTCCAGCCGGCCACCTAG
- a CDS encoding ABC transporter permease, which translates to MPARLRRIAAILLRLFYLLRGSSARVVPLFAWQAVDIVLWGFISHYLDSVSASHLNFVPVLLGAMVFWDFLVRALHGVIVAFMEDVWSRNFLNIFAAPVSISEYLTGLVLFSIATSIVVLVIMVVLATAAFGLRFFAYGVLLVPFLLLLFLFGIALGIFGAAVVLRWGPAAEWLIWPIPALLSPLACVFYPLSALPSWLQWVARLVPPSYVFEGMRGVVQGAGVSLQSLLICAALTVITLLVACRAFVGVYRHAVRSGLIARYSAESVN; encoded by the coding sequence GTGCCTGCCCGCCTGCGCCGAATTGCCGCCATTCTTCTTCGCTTGTTTTATCTGCTGCGGGGCAGCTCCGCCCGGGTGGTGCCGCTCTTCGCCTGGCAGGCTGTGGACATTGTGCTCTGGGGATTCATCAGCCACTATCTCGACTCGGTTTCAGCTTCACATCTCAACTTTGTTCCCGTCCTCCTCGGCGCGATGGTTTTCTGGGACTTCCTTGTCCGGGCACTCCATGGAGTCATCGTCGCCTTCATGGAAGACGTGTGGTCGCGCAATTTTCTGAACATCTTTGCCGCCCCTGTCTCCATTTCCGAATATCTCACCGGCCTGGTTCTCTTCAGCATCGCAACCAGCATCGTGGTGCTGGTGATCATGGTTGTGCTGGCCACGGCGGCGTTTGGCCTGCGGTTCTTCGCCTATGGCGTGCTGCTGGTACCGTTCCTGTTGCTGCTGTTTCTGTTTGGAATTGCGCTGGGGATATTCGGGGCGGCGGTGGTGCTGCGCTGGGGGCCGGCCGCCGAGTGGCTGATCTGGCCCATTCCCGCGCTGCTCTCGCCGCTGGCGTGTGTTTTCTATCCGCTCTCTGCGCTGCCTTCATGGCTGCAATGGGTGGCGCGCCTGGTGCCGCCCTCCTATGTGTTCGAGGGCATGCGCGGAGTGGTGCAAGGCGCGGGCGTTTCGCTCCAATCGCTGCTGATCTGCGCCGCCCTCACCGTCATCACGCTGCTGGTCGCCTGCCGCGCCTTCGTCGGCGTTTATCGGCACGCGGTGCGGTCTGGCCTCATCGCGCGCTACAGCGCCGAGAGCGTCAACTAA
- a CDS encoding glycoside hydrolase family 140 protein, whose product MSTRRDFIKNAGAMVAGPIAAKPLLEQGRRRAVSAPLSAAQTGARGGLAVNSNGRYLVDSENAPFLLQGEAAWSLIVTLAKPDASEYLQNRRLKGFNAILVNLVEHKFCKNPPRNAEGEAPFTTAGDFATPNERYFEHADWILREASRHGIYVLLAPIYLGYKGTDEGWINELMVLSPAKCLEYGRFLGQRYKDFDNIIWVMGGDRNPESALERIDLIALGIKEHDARHLFTAHCAPENDAADHYGGGGWLSFNTVYTYGLIHPRLYGAYNRKPAEPFILIESAYEGEHNSSEVQIRRQAYWTILCGGFGHVFGNNPIWHFDGPGLYPVKENWQQAMDLSGSISMMHWGNLFRSRKWHELVPDLKHEVVIGGLGEFLGLDYLAAARTAGGGTVIAYMPTSRVITVDLSKISGGKARAWWFNPRSGETNPAGPHATQGVHEFSPPGPGDWVLVLDDASEELTKPGTRN is encoded by the coding sequence ATGAGCACAAGAAGAGACTTCATCAAGAACGCCGGAGCAATGGTCGCCGGGCCGATTGCCGCAAAGCCACTCCTGGAACAGGGGAGGCGTCGGGCAGTTTCCGCACCCTTGTCTGCAGCGCAAACGGGCGCGCGCGGAGGGCTCGCGGTAAACAGCAATGGCCGCTACCTGGTGGATTCCGAAAATGCACCATTTCTGCTGCAGGGCGAAGCGGCGTGGTCTTTGATCGTGACGCTGGCGAAACCTGACGCAAGCGAATACCTGCAGAACAGGCGCCTGAAGGGCTTTAATGCAATCCTGGTGAACCTGGTCGAGCACAAGTTCTGCAAAAATCCTCCCCGGAACGCCGAGGGCGAGGCGCCGTTCACTACTGCCGGCGACTTCGCCACGCCCAACGAGCGCTACTTCGAGCATGCCGATTGGATTCTTCGGGAAGCTTCACGGCACGGCATTTATGTTCTGCTGGCCCCCATCTACCTTGGCTACAAAGGAACAGACGAAGGATGGATCAATGAACTGATGGTATTGAGCCCGGCGAAATGCCTGGAGTACGGCAGATTTCTCGGGCAGCGCTACAAGGACTTCGACAACATCATCTGGGTGATGGGAGGCGACCGGAATCCCGAATCGGCGCTCGAGCGCATTGACCTGATCGCGCTGGGCATCAAGGAGCACGACGCGAGGCACCTGTTTACGGCGCACTGCGCTCCTGAAAATGATGCCGCCGACCATTACGGCGGCGGAGGATGGCTCAGCTTTAATACGGTGTATACCTACGGGCTTATTCACCCGCGGCTCTATGGCGCTTACAACCGGAAACCTGCCGAGCCATTCATCCTGATCGAGTCTGCATACGAGGGCGAGCATAATTCGTCTGAAGTGCAGATCAGGCGGCAGGCGTACTGGACCATTCTTTGTGGTGGTTTCGGCCACGTTTTTGGCAACAATCCCATCTGGCATTTCGACGGCCCCGGCCTCTATCCCGTGAAGGAAAACTGGCAGCAGGCAATGGACCTTTCGGGATCAATAAGCATGATGCATTGGGGAAACCTGTTTCGCTCGCGCAAATGGCACGAACTGGTTCCCGACCTGAAGCACGAGGTGGTCATCGGCGGCCTGGGCGAATTTCTGGGATTGGACTATCTTGCGGCCGCCCGCACAGCAGGCGGTGGCACAGTGATCGCTTACATGCCGACGAGCCGCGTGATTACGGTGGACCTGTCAAAAATATCCGGAGGCAAAGCCCGCGCGTGGTGGTTTAATCCGCGTTCCGGGGAAACCAACCCGGCGGGCCCACACGCTACGCAGGGAGTCCATGAGTTTTCCCCGCCCGGCCCAGGCGACTGGGTGCTGGTGCTGGACGACGCCTCGGAGGAATTGACAAAACCGGGAACACGCAATTAG